The genome window CCGGCCCGAAAGGTGTTCCCGTCATGCGCGTTCGTCGTGTCCTGCCCCTCCTCGCCCTGATCGCCGCCGTCGGTTCGGCGGTGGCCGCTCCGGTTGCGGCCGCCGCTCCTGATCCCGTGGCGGTCATGGCCGTCACCGATGGGTGCTACACGTGGGGGCGCACGCTGGCGCAAGGGGCGTCCGGTACCGACGTGCGGAACCTGCAGATCCGGGTCGCCGGGTACCCGGGGTACGGGGGCGTGCTCGCCATCGACGGCCAGTTCGGGGCCGGGACCAAGGCCGCGGTCACCCGGTTCCAGCAGGCGTACGGGCTCGCCGCGGACGGGATCGCCGGGCCGGCCACCTTCGCGAAGATCTACCAGCTGCAGGACGACGACTGCACGCCGGTCAACTTCACCTACGCCGAGCTGAACCGGTGCAACTCGGACTGGTCGGGCGGCAACGTGCCGGCCGCGACGGCGAAGGCCAACGCGCTGGTGTCGATGTGGAAGCTGCAGGCGATGCGGCACGCCATGGGTGACCGCCCGATCGTGGTCAACGGCGGTTTCCGCAGCGTCGCCTGCAACAACGCGGTCGGCGGGGCGGCCGCCAGCCGGCACCTCTACGGGGACGCGGTGGACCTCGGCGCGGGGGCGCAGGGCTTCTGCGGACTGGCGCAGCAGGCCCGCAACCACGGCTTCAGCGAGATCCTCGGGCCGGGCTACCCGGGCCACAGCGACCACACGCACGTGGCGCACCGGTCGAGCCGGTTCTGGTCGGCGTCGTCCTGCGGGATCTGACGCCGCTGCCGCGGCGGCGGCCCGGTGGGTG of Amycolatopsis solani contains these proteins:
- a CDS encoding D-Ala-D-Ala carboxypeptidase family metallohydrolase, translating into MRVRRVLPLLALIAAVGSAVAAPVAAAAPDPVAVMAVTDGCYTWGRTLAQGASGTDVRNLQIRVAGYPGYGGVLAIDGQFGAGTKAAVTRFQQAYGLAADGIAGPATFAKIYQLQDDDCTPVNFTYAELNRCNSDWSGGNVPAATAKANALVSMWKLQAMRHAMGDRPIVVNGGFRSVACNNAVGGAAASRHLYGDAVDLGAGAQGFCGLAQQARNHGFSEILGPGYPGHSDHTHVAHRSSRFWSASSCGI